The proteins below are encoded in one region of Paenisporosarcina cavernae:
- a CDS encoding DUF4396 domain-containing protein, with protein sequence MHSQKMAIMNVVWPINGWFFGPFALWTYFKWGRVKAKNISIDDHRSHAAKVFVSTSHCSAGCTVGDVIGVPIVVMSGLTIVGSTLFAHYTVEFVLAYVFGILFQFFSIYPMNKQKGKTHALWQAVKADSFSLFAFEIGMFGWMAIVHYVLFPNPLDPTEPTYWFMMQIAMILGFLTSYPANQWLIKKGVKHAM encoded by the coding sequence ATGCATTCTCAGAAAATGGCGATAATGAATGTGGTGTGGCCGATTAACGGCTGGTTTTTTGGACCGTTTGCTCTTTGGACTTATTTCAAATGGGGACGAGTGAAAGCAAAAAATATATCCATTGATGATCACCGAAGTCATGCAGCAAAAGTATTTGTATCGACCAGCCATTGTTCTGCCGGTTGTACAGTCGGTGATGTTATCGGTGTGCCAATAGTCGTGATGAGTGGTTTAACAATTGTTGGCTCTACGTTGTTTGCTCATTATACGGTTGAGTTTGTCTTAGCTTATGTATTTGGTATCCTTTTTCAATTTTTTTCGATTTATCCGATGAATAAACAAAAGGGGAAAACCCATGCTTTATGGCAAGCTGTGAAAGCTGATTCTTTCTCTCTATTTGCATTTGAAATCGGAATGTTTGGGTGGATGGCCATTGTACATTATGTATTATTCCCTAACCCATTAGATCCAACTGAACCTACCTATTGGTTTATGATGCAAATTGCCATGATATTAGGCTTTTTAACGAGTTATCCTGCCAATCAGTGGCTAATTAAAAAGGGTGTTAAACATGCCATGTAA